A window from Triticum aestivum cultivar Chinese Spring chromosome 6D, IWGSC CS RefSeq v2.1, whole genome shotgun sequence encodes these proteins:
- the LOC123142070 gene encoding uncharacterized protein isoform X1 produces the protein MVRARRWQRPSSTYLSTSGGLLSGQRKRKKTRKGDERKEGSLHTEGGDGIDLRSAVELLRRKKEQFIENRQESQETELSPLSGSKKPMDNNVSVTREIAEHMKLM, from the exons ATGGTGCGAGCTCGGCGGTGGCAACGACCTTCTTCGACGTACCTCTCCACCTCCGGTGGTCTGCTCTCCG ggcaaagaaaaaggaagaagaccAGAAAAGGAGATGAAAGAAAAGAGGGGAGCTTGcatactgaaggaggtgatggaATAGACCTTCGCTCGG CAGTGGAGCTCCTAAGAAGAAAGAAGGAACAGTTCATCGAAAACAGACAAGAAAGTCAAGAAACAGAGCTATCACCTTTATCTGGATCTAAGAAG CCCATGGATAACAATGTTTCAGTCACTAGAGAGATTGCTGAACATATGAAGTTGATGTAA
- the LOC123142071 gene encoding peroxidase 2 has product MAKIAAGLALIALLGCTARTCQAGYGYPTPVPSTPSTPSPPPPYTPSTPSPPPPTPATPSPPPPYTPSTPSPPPPTPATPSPPPPYTPGTPSPPPPTPATPSPPPPYTPSTPSPPPPTPSPPTEGLAVGYYKKSCPRAEDIVREVVRDANAGIMAGLIRLFFHDCFVRGCDASVLLDQVDPNSPTEKFGIPNLSLRGFEVIDAAKARIEKECGSDVVSCADVVAFAGRDATYFLSNKKVYFDMPAGRYDGLVSFINETLPNLPPPFATVDQLKANFASKGLTADEMVTLSGAHTIGISHCSSFTSSFSDRLNPSTSDMDPTLMSSLREQCKSDTGTDNTVVQDIKTPNKVDNKYYKNVLSHEVLFSSDAALMMADDTSAAVRANAKDNGVWEEKFKEAMVRMGAIDVKTNLNGEIRRKCGVVNSH; this is encoded by the exons ATGGCGAAGATCGCCGCCGGCCTGGCTCTCATCGCGCTGCTCGGCTGCACGGCGCGTACCTGCCAAGCAGGGTACGGCTATCCCACCCCGGTCCCGTCCACGCCGAGCACACCTAGTCCTCCGCCGCCATATACCCCTAGCACACCCAGTCCTCCGCCACCCACCCCTGCAACACCCAGTCCCCCACCGCCATACACCCCGAGCACACCTAGCCCTCCACCGCCCACCCCAGCTACCCCAAGTCCTCCGCCCCCATACACCCCGGGCACACCTAGCCCACCACCGCCCACCCCAGCTACCCCTAGTCCTCCGCCCCCATACACCCCGAGCACACCTAGCCCTCCACCGCCCACCCCGAGCCCACCCACCGAAGGACTCGCGGTCGGCTACTACAAGAAGTCATGCCCTCGCGCGGAAGACATCGTAAGGGAAGTTGTGCGGGATGCCAACGCCGGTATCATGGCTGGACTCATACGTCTcttcttccacgactgcttcgtcagG GGTTGTGATGCCTCCGTGCTTCTCGATCAAGTGGACCCCAACAGCCCAACAGAGAAGTTTGGCATCCCGAACCTGAGCCTGCGTGGCTTCGAGGTGATCGATGCCGCCAAGGCTAGAATCGAGAAGGAGTGTGGGAGCGACGTCGTCTCGTGTGCTGATGTTGTGGCCTTCGCCGGGCGCGATGCCACCTACTTCCTAAGCAACAAGAAGGTCTACTTCGACATGCCAGCTGGCCGTTACGATGGACTTGTTTCCTTCATTAATGAGACACTCCCCAATCTGCCACCACCCTTCGCCACCGTGGACCAGCTCAAGGCCAACTTCGCCTCCAAGGGGCTGACTGCTGATGAGATGGTCACACTCTCTGGTGCACACACAATTGGAATCTCCCATTGCTCGTCCTTCACCTCATCCTTCTCCGACCGCCTCAACCCAAGCACCTCTGACATGGACCCCACGCTAATGAGTTCTCTCCGCGAGCAATGCAAGTCAGACACAGGAACTGACAACACCGTGGTGCAGGATATCAAGACCCCTAACAAGGTCGACAACAAATACTACAAGAACGTGCTTAGCCACGAGGTGCTCTTCAGTTCGGATGCCGCGCTCATGATGGCAGATGATACAAGTGCAGCGGTGCGTGCCAATGCCAAGGACAATGGTGTGTGGGAGGAGAAGTTCAAGGAAGCAATGGTAAGGATGGGCGCCATCGACGTCAAGACCAATCTCAATGGTGAGATCAGAAGGAAATGTGGCGTCGTCAACTCACACTGA
- the LOC123142070 gene encoding uncharacterized protein isoform X2, producing the protein MVRARRWQRPSSTYLSTSGGLLSGQRKRKKTRKGDERKEGSLHTEGGDGIDLRSVELLRRKKEQFIENRQESQETELSPLSGSKKPMDNNVSVTREIAEHMKLM; encoded by the exons ATGGTGCGAGCTCGGCGGTGGCAACGACCTTCTTCGACGTACCTCTCCACCTCCGGTGGTCTGCTCTCCG ggcaaagaaaaaggaagaagaccAGAAAAGGAGATGAAAGAAAAGAGGGGAGCTTGcatactgaaggaggtgatggaATAGACCTTCGCTCGG TGGAGCTCCTAAGAAGAAAGAAGGAACAGTTCATCGAAAACAGACAAGAAAGTCAAGAAACAGAGCTATCACCTTTATCTGGATCTAAGAAG CCCATGGATAACAATGTTTCAGTCACTAGAGAGATTGCTGAACATATGAAGTTGATGTAA